From the Hymenobacter yonginensis genome, one window contains:
- the panC gene encoding pantoate--beta-alanine ligase, with amino-acid sequence MEILHTAAALHAYTENCRRAGQRLGLVPTMGALHAGHLQLVQAAAAACDVVVVSIFVNPTQFNNPDDFRLYPRLPEADAALLGPAGCTVLFLPSVEEMYPQPSVLHFDFGPLERVMEGAHRPGHFNGVATVVSKLFHMCRPHQAYFGQKDWQQVAIVRQLVQDLSFDLELVSFPTVREPDGLAMSSRNRRLSTEARAVAPRLYEALEQAAAGVRSGVAPTQVQQQAAAYIMAEPAFTLEYFEVADAQTLQPVEAWEPGRSVVLCLAAHLGGVRLIDNVVVE; translated from the coding sequence ATGGAGATACTGCACACGGCTGCCGCGTTGCATGCATACACAGAAAATTGCCGGCGCGCCGGTCAGCGCCTGGGCCTGGTGCCTACCATGGGCGCGCTTCATGCCGGCCACCTGCAGCTGGTGCAGGCCGCCGCTGCCGCCTGCGACGTGGTGGTGGTCAGCATTTTTGTGAACCCCACCCAGTTCAACAACCCCGACGACTTCCGGCTCTACCCGCGGCTGCCCGAGGCCGACGCCGCCCTGCTGGGCCCGGCCGGCTGCACCGTGCTGTTTCTGCCGTCGGTGGAGGAGATGTATCCGCAGCCCTCGGTGTTGCACTTTGACTTCGGGCCGCTGGAGCGGGTGATGGAGGGCGCGCACCGGCCCGGGCATTTCAACGGCGTCGCTACGGTGGTCAGCAAACTGTTTCATATGTGCCGGCCGCATCAGGCCTACTTCGGCCAGAAAGACTGGCAGCAGGTGGCCATTGTGCGGCAGCTGGTGCAGGACCTGTCGTTTGATCTGGAGCTGGTGTCGTTCCCGACCGTGCGCGAGCCGGATGGGCTGGCTATGTCTTCGCGTAACCGGCGACTGTCGACGGAGGCGCGGGCGGTGGCGCCGCGCCTCTACGAGGCCCTGGAGCAGGCCGCGGCCGGTGTGCGCAGCGGCGTAGCGCCAACCCAAGTGCAGCAGCAGGCCGCGGCCTACATCATGGCAGAGCCGGCCTTCACGCTGGAATACTTTGAGGTGGCTGATGCCCAGACCCTGCAGCCAGTGGAAGCCTGGGAACCGGGCCGCTCGGTGGTGCTGTGCCTAGCCGCGCATCTGGGCGGCGTGCGCCTGATCGACAACGTAGTGGTAGAGTAA
- a CDS encoding lysylphosphatidylglycerol synthase transmembrane domain-containing protein, with protein sequence MKQLLNILKYALLLSVSGLLMWYAVRGQDLSRIVDTVQGANYWWLMLTMVLSVLGYLSRAYRWKMQLDPTVTGSKPAFWDVYHAMMVGNLANMVLPGRVGEVVRCSLLQRTSKVPVQVSLGTVITERIIDVLVLLGLLSTVLLLDFKTFWGFADTYLLQGKADALARNRNALVAAAVVALLALLISGYLLWRNLERLRQNTVFNKMLSFVKGLLAGVFSIVRMPNKGAFLLHTFFTWLVYYLMDYLVFFAFPETYDLGMRAALAVLTFGAFGMAAPVQGGIGVFHLLVQSTLLVYGISKEGGIAYALVVHGAQTLLVVLMGGISFLLSMMKSGQLARRGAVLPLETTELPADVEQR encoded by the coding sequence GTGAAGCAACTTCTAAACATTCTCAAATACGCCCTGCTGCTATCCGTTTCGGGGCTGCTGATGTGGTATGCCGTGCGCGGCCAGGACTTGAGCCGCATCGTGGACACGGTGCAGGGAGCCAACTACTGGTGGCTGATGCTCACGATGGTGCTGTCGGTGCTGGGCTACCTGAGCCGGGCCTACCGCTGGAAGATGCAGCTCGACCCCACCGTAACCGGCTCGAAACCGGCTTTCTGGGACGTGTACCACGCCATGATGGTCGGCAACCTGGCCAACATGGTGCTGCCCGGGCGGGTAGGCGAGGTGGTCCGCTGCTCGCTACTGCAGCGTACTAGCAAGGTGCCGGTGCAGGTGTCCTTGGGCACCGTGATTACCGAGCGCATCATCGACGTGCTGGTGCTGCTGGGTTTGCTGAGCACGGTGCTGCTGCTCGATTTCAAGACGTTCTGGGGCTTCGCCGATACCTACCTGCTGCAGGGCAAGGCCGATGCACTGGCCCGCAACCGCAATGCCCTGGTGGCAGCGGCCGTGGTGGCCCTGCTTGCGCTGCTGATTTCCGGCTACCTGCTGTGGCGCAACCTGGAGCGGCTGCGCCAGAACACCGTGTTCAACAAGATGCTGAGCTTCGTGAAAGGTTTGCTGGCGGGCGTATTCAGCATCGTGCGCATGCCCAATAAAGGCGCTTTCCTGCTGCACACGTTCTTCACGTGGCTGGTCTACTACCTCATGGATTACCTGGTGTTTTTCGCCTTCCCCGAAACCTACGACTTGGGCATGCGGGCAGCGTTGGCAGTTCTCACCTTTGGGGCCTTCGGGATGGCCGCGCCGGTGCAGGGCGGCATTGGGGTGTTCCACCTGCTAGTGCAGAGCACTTTGCTCGTATACGGCATCAGCAAGGAAGGCGGCATTGCCTACGCCCTGGTGGTGCACGGCGCCCAGACGCTGCTGGTGGTGCTGATGGGCGGCATCAGTTTCCTGCTGAGCATGATGAAATCGGGGCAGCTGGCGCGCCGTGGCGCTGTGCTGCCTCTCGAAACTACTGAGCTACCTGCCGATGTGGAGCAAAGATAA
- the panD gene encoding aspartate 1-decarboxylase: MHIEVLKSKIHRVKVTQAELHYVGSITIDEDLLDAANMVENEKVTIVNINNGERFETYTIKGERGSGMICLNGPAARRVAVGDIVIIISYALIDFSEARAHQPTIIFPDQHNRLV, translated from the coding sequence ATGCACATCGAGGTCCTCAAATCGAAGATTCACCGCGTTAAGGTCACGCAGGCCGAGCTGCACTATGTAGGCAGCATCACCATCGACGAAGACCTGCTGGACGCGGCCAACATGGTGGAAAACGAGAAGGTCACCATTGTCAATATCAACAATGGCGAGCGGTTCGAGACGTATACCATCAAGGGCGAACGGGGCTCGGGCATGATCTGCCTGAACGGCCCGGCTGCCCGCCGCGTAGCCGTGGGTGACATCGTCATCATCATTTCCTACGCCCTCATCGACTTTTCCGAAGCCCGGGCGCATCAGCCCACCATCATCTTCCCGGACCAGCACAACCGACTGGTTTAA
- a CDS encoding acyl-CoA dehydrogenase, protein MDFQLTEEQLAVQAAARDFAQNELWDGVIERDEHQKFPAEQIKKMGELGFMGMMVSPEYGGGGMDTVSYVLAMEEISKVDASCSVIMSVNNSLVCWGLEKYGTEEQKRRYLPGLTSGEIIGAFALSEPEAGSDATSQRTTAEDKGDYYLLNGTKNWITNGTTASVYLVVAQTNPELKHRGINVLIVEKGMEGFQTAPKENKLGIRGSDTCSLLFTDVKVPKANRIGEDGFGFKFAMQVLAGGRIGIAAQALGIASGSYELALKYSKERKAFGVPISQHQAIQFKLADMATNIDAARLLCLQAAHDKDSGQDFAKSGAMAKLFASKVAMDTSVEAVQVHGGYGFVKEYHVERMMRDAKITQIYEGTSEIQKIVISREILK, encoded by the coding sequence ATGGATTTCCAGCTCACCGAAGAACAACTCGCCGTGCAGGCGGCCGCCCGCGACTTTGCCCAGAACGAACTCTGGGACGGCGTGATTGAGCGCGACGAACACCAGAAGTTTCCTGCCGAACAGATCAAGAAAATGGGCGAGCTGGGCTTCATGGGCATGATGGTAAGCCCCGAGTACGGCGGCGGCGGCATGGACACCGTGAGCTACGTGCTGGCCATGGAGGAAATCAGCAAAGTGGATGCTTCGTGCTCGGTTATCATGAGCGTGAACAACTCGCTGGTGTGCTGGGGCCTAGAGAAATACGGCACCGAGGAGCAGAAGCGCAGGTACCTGCCTGGCCTCACGTCCGGCGAAATCATCGGTGCCTTTGCTCTGAGCGAGCCCGAAGCCGGCTCCGACGCTACTAGCCAGCGCACCACCGCCGAAGACAAAGGTGACTACTACCTGCTCAACGGCACCAAAAACTGGATTACCAACGGCACCACGGCCTCGGTGTACCTCGTAGTGGCCCAGACCAACCCCGAGCTGAAGCACCGCGGCATCAACGTGCTGATTGTGGAGAAGGGCATGGAAGGCTTCCAGACCGCTCCCAAGGAAAACAAGCTCGGCATTCGCGGCTCTGATACCTGCTCGCTGCTGTTCACCGACGTGAAAGTGCCCAAGGCCAACCGCATCGGTGAGGACGGCTTCGGCTTCAAGTTTGCCATGCAGGTGTTAGCCGGTGGCCGCATCGGTATTGCGGCGCAGGCGCTGGGCATTGCGTCTGGCTCGTATGAGCTGGCCCTGAAGTACTCCAAGGAGCGTAAGGCCTTTGGCGTGCCGATTTCGCAGCACCAGGCCATCCAGTTCAAGCTGGCTGATATGGCTACCAACATCGACGCGGCCCGTCTGCTGTGCCTGCAGGCTGCTCACGACAAGGATTCCGGCCAGGATTTCGCCAAGTCGGGTGCCATGGCCAAGCTGTTTGCCTCGAAAGTAGCCATGGATACCTCCGTGGAGGCCGTACAGGTGCACGGCGGCTACGGCTTCGTGAAGGAATACCACGTAGAGCGCATGATGCGCGACGCCAAAATCACCCAGATTTACGAAGGCACTTCGGAGATTCAGAAAATTGTAATCTCTCGGGAAATTCTGAAGTAG
- a CDS encoding pentapeptide repeat-containing protein has translation MRRPASAKPPKPLARPTYFPPENVLERALPPALAGQREFEEYRFRNIDFSEANLAGIRFSDCLFENCNLAGANISQTALQNVAFEGCKLLGLPFHACRDMLFGVHFDRCQLDYASFLGRALPATRFVGCSLQEADFSQANLTAAVFDDCQLTRAIFRQSILVGTDFRTAHGVELDPEQNEVRQARFSRHSLPGLLTKYALVIE, from the coding sequence ATGCGCCGTCCTGCTTCTGCCAAGCCCCCGAAGCCACTGGCCCGGCCCACCTACTTCCCGCCCGAAAACGTGCTGGAACGGGCATTGCCGCCGGCCCTGGCCGGGCAGCGCGAGTTCGAGGAATACCGGTTCCGCAACATCGACTTCAGCGAAGCCAATCTGGCCGGCATCCGGTTCAGCGACTGTCTGTTTGAGAACTGCAACCTGGCCGGCGCTAACATCAGCCAAACGGCTTTGCAAAACGTGGCCTTTGAGGGCTGCAAGCTGCTGGGCCTGCCCTTCCACGCCTGCCGTGATATGCTGTTTGGGGTGCATTTTGATAGGTGCCAGCTGGACTATGCGTCGTTTCTGGGCCGCGCCCTGCCGGCTACTCGCTTCGTGGGTTGCTCGCTGCAGGAAGCGGATTTCTCGCAGGCCAACCTGACGGCAGCCGTGTTCGACGACTGCCAGCTCACCCGCGCCATTTTCCGCCAGAGCATTCTGGTGGGCACCGATTTCCGGACCGCCCACGGCGTGGAGCTAGACCCCGAGCAAAACGAGGTGCGGCAGGCCCGCTTTTCGCGCCACAGCCTGCCGGGCCTGCTCACCAAGTATGCCCTGGTAATCGAGTAG
- a CDS encoding DUF4270 family protein — translation MNWPISACRLASVSLLSATLLFTAAGCEDANDLGVELPGTANADTQYRDFPVTASTVLRDSTETQKADRFLVGRVRENVLGSTAATAFLNLKLRPLAVDSLPTEVKRAETVVAPNAILDSLVLEMPFDEVSGSSATPLRVNVYQLAQPLDDRTTYNSSSSVALGPEIARGLSARLNGTRKDSVGTKPNRTQVTVPDRTVRLKLHGGGQTSTLATTVFERLKATGFNQAALDGLWKGIALQPAADFNTAVVGLRAAVTTRAVFYYRYTNKKNTGQLSGRYSIPFSKGSWTRLTINDAPRYFTQVTNELPTGSPLSRLGGPAGATQSVAASETNGLVYMQGGNGFGAKLEIPGLEILRGLAAPQANGNPAIAINRAELLIPVRPYANLLFSLPDSSFLYEVNANNQSLYRPLLNTRVERIVLRDGVPQTGAGLSSIVDDATNKLGYYQNAANGRLYTLSDANQNFSMIMTGYVQAYVYDKLGGVSPAAFILSPSLRNSYGLSLDRAVLDANNIKLRVYYSQLR, via the coding sequence ATGAATTGGCCAATTAGTGCCTGCCGGCTCGCGTCGGTTTCCCTTCTTTCCGCAACGCTGCTGTTTACGGCGGCCGGTTGCGAAGACGCCAACGATCTGGGCGTGGAATTACCTGGCACCGCAAATGCCGATACCCAATACCGCGACTTCCCTGTAACGGCCTCTACCGTCCTGCGCGACTCCACCGAAACGCAGAAAGCCGACCGGTTTCTGGTAGGCCGGGTGCGCGAAAACGTGCTAGGCTCCACCGCCGCTACGGCGTTTCTGAACTTGAAGCTGCGGCCGCTGGCGGTAGACTCGCTCCCAACCGAGGTGAAACGGGCCGAAACGGTCGTGGCCCCCAACGCCATCCTGGACTCGCTGGTGCTGGAGATGCCGTTTGATGAGGTGTCGGGTTCTTCTGCTACGCCGCTGCGGGTGAATGTGTATCAGTTGGCGCAGCCCCTGGACGACCGGACCACTTACAACTCGTCCTCCTCGGTAGCCTTAGGCCCGGAAATAGCCCGTGGGCTTTCCGCTCGTCTCAACGGCACCCGCAAAGACTCGGTCGGCACGAAGCCTAATCGAACTCAGGTGACGGTGCCCGACCGCACGGTGCGCCTGAAGCTGCATGGCGGCGGGCAGACGTCGACGCTGGCCACCACCGTTTTCGAGCGCCTTAAAGCGACCGGCTTCAACCAGGCTGCGCTGGATGGCCTCTGGAAAGGTATTGCGCTGCAGCCGGCGGCCGACTTCAATACGGCCGTAGTAGGGCTGCGGGCCGCTGTAACGACGCGGGCTGTATTCTACTACCGTTACACGAACAAGAAAAACACCGGCCAGCTCAGCGGCCGCTACAGCATTCCGTTCAGCAAAGGCAGCTGGACCCGGCTGACGATTAACGACGCCCCGCGGTACTTCACGCAGGTGACCAACGAGTTGCCAACCGGCTCTCCTCTGAGCCGGTTGGGCGGCCCAGCTGGCGCTACGCAGTCGGTGGCGGCATCTGAAACGAATGGCTTGGTATACATGCAGGGTGGCAACGGTTTCGGGGCCAAGCTTGAAATTCCGGGCCTCGAGATACTGCGCGGCCTGGCAGCCCCGCAGGCCAATGGCAACCCGGCTATTGCCATTAACCGCGCCGAGCTATTGATTCCGGTACGGCCCTATGCTAACCTGCTGTTTTCGCTGCCGGATAGTAGCTTCTTGTACGAAGTTAACGCCAATAACCAGTCGCTTTACCGCCCTCTGCTCAATACCCGGGTGGAGCGCATTGTCCTACGCGATGGTGTTCCACAAACAGGTGCGGGTTTGTCGTCTATTGTAGACGATGCGACGAATAAGCTAGGGTATTACCAGAATGCTGCCAACGGTCGCCTTTACACGCTGTCGGATGCCAACCAGAACTTCAGCATGATCATGACTGGTTACGTGCAGGCGTACGTGTATGATAAGCTGGGCGGCGTTTCACCAGCGGCGTTTATTCTGTCGCCGTCGCTGCGCAATTCCTATGGCCTCAGCCTGGACCGGGCCGTACTGGATGCTAACAACATTAAGCTCCGCGTATACTACTCGCAGCTGCGCTAA
- a CDS encoding glycogen/starch synthase yields MSKLRILYAATEIDPFLQTTKVAEFLRRLPQGMQEMGMEIRIFVPRFGIINERKNRLHEVVRLSGINIAVGEDEKPLIIKVASIPNAKLQVYFIDNEDYFHRKSVLVDKNDKFHADNDERAIFFCKGVLETVKKLGWAPDIVHCNDWMTGLIPMYLKTTYKKDPIFKDAKSVFTIYNNEFDHKFGGDIIEKAKMLDIDDDMLAGLKTADFGGFIKIGMEYADTIVKSDEDFSDNLNAIFTEYSQNKKNKQIGQVGADENLLTSYYALYNELAN; encoded by the coding sequence ATGTCCAAGTTGAGAATCCTCTACGCGGCTACGGAGATTGATCCGTTTTTGCAGACCACCAAAGTAGCGGAATTTTTGCGGCGCCTGCCTCAGGGCATGCAGGAAATGGGGATGGAAATCCGCATTTTCGTTCCCCGCTTCGGCATCATCAACGAGCGGAAAAACCGGCTCCATGAAGTAGTACGCCTCTCCGGCATCAACATTGCCGTAGGCGAAGATGAGAAGCCGCTCATCATCAAGGTGGCTTCCATCCCGAACGCAAAGCTGCAGGTGTACTTCATTGATAATGAAGACTATTTCCACCGCAAGTCGGTACTTGTTGATAAGAACGACAAGTTCCACGCCGACAACGACGAGCGGGCTATCTTCTTCTGCAAAGGGGTGTTGGAAACCGTGAAGAAGCTAGGCTGGGCTCCTGACATCGTGCACTGCAACGACTGGATGACGGGCCTGATTCCGATGTACCTGAAAACGACCTACAAGAAGGACCCGATTTTCAAGGATGCCAAGTCGGTATTCACGATTTACAACAACGAATTCGACCACAAATTTGGCGGCGATATCATCGAAAAAGCTAAAATGCTGGATATTGATGACGACATGCTGGCTGGCCTGAAGACGGCTGACTTTGGTGGCTTCATCAAAATCGGCATGGAATACGCTGATACCATCGTGAAATCGGACGAAGACTTTAGCGACAACCTGAACGCCATCTTCACCGAGTACTCGCAGAACAAGAAGAACAAACAGATCGGGCAGGTAGGAGCCGACGAAAACCTACTAACCTCTTACTACGCACTCTATAATGAATTGGCCAATTAG
- the rfaE2 gene encoding D-glycero-beta-D-manno-heptose 1-phosphate adenylyltransferase, whose product MWSKDKILTRAQLLPVVAAWKAEGQRVVFTNGCFDLLHLGHVDYLEKARHLGDKLVLGLNTDASVSRLKPGRPLQDEMARARILASLLFVDAVVLFDEQTPLALIEAVLPDILVKGDDYPISGIVGHEVVLQNGGQVLTVPLVAGYSTSRIVERILTGA is encoded by the coding sequence ATGTGGAGCAAAGATAAAATCCTGACCCGTGCCCAGCTGCTGCCGGTAGTGGCGGCCTGGAAAGCCGAAGGCCAGCGCGTCGTATTCACCAACGGCTGCTTTGATCTGCTGCACCTGGGCCACGTTGACTACCTGGAGAAGGCGCGCCACCTCGGCGACAAGCTGGTGCTGGGCCTCAACACCGACGCCTCCGTTAGCCGCCTCAAGCCCGGCCGGCCCCTGCAGGACGAAATGGCACGTGCCCGCATTCTGGCGTCGCTTTTGTTTGTGGATGCCGTAGTGCTCTTCGATGAGCAAACCCCGCTGGCCCTGATTGAAGCCGTGCTGCCCGACATCCTGGTGAAAGGCGACGACTACCCGATCAGTGGAATTGTAGGCCACGAAGTGGTGTTGCAAAATGGCGGGCAGGTGCTGACCGTGCCGCTGGTGGCCGGCTACAGCACCTCGCGCATCGTCGAGCGAATCCTGACGGGCGCGTAG
- the glmS gene encoding glutamine--fructose-6-phosphate transaminase (isomerizing), which produces MCGIVAYIGHREACPIILKGLHRLEYRGYDSAGVALLNGSLNVYKKKGKVAELEAFLQGKDTQAQIGMGHTRWATHGEPNDSNAHPHYSTSERIAIIHNGIIENYAALKEHLQQQGHVFHSDTDTEVFVNLIEEIQKQQHCTLEEAVRLALHEVVGAYAIVVLSRDEPNQLIAARKGSPLVIGVGKNEYFLASDATPIIEYTNEVIYVNDYEIAVIKDGKLDIRSKEDVQQTPYIQKLEMALDSIEKGGYEHFMLKEIFEQPRSILDSMRGRLELEAGHLNMGGIRAYERKFMNADRIIIVACGTSWHAGLVAEYLLEDLARIPVEVEYASEFRYRNPIITERDIVIAISQSGETADTLAAIELAKSKGATIFGICNVVGSSIARATDAGAYTHAGPEIGVASTKAFTAQVTVLTLLAMIVGHKRGALSDTRLRELMVELNNIPAKVEKALLLNDEIKEIAETFKDVPNFLYLGRGYNFPVALEGALKLKEISYIHAEGYPAAEMKHGPIALIDENMPVVVIATKDSSYEKVVSNIQEVKARKGRIIAVVTEGDTVIPAMAEFVIEVPHTSEVLVPLVSVVPLQLLSYHIAVLRGCNVDQPRNLAKSVTVE; this is translated from the coding sequence ATGTGCGGAATTGTTGCTTATATCGGTCACCGCGAAGCCTGCCCGATCATTCTTAAAGGCCTGCACCGCCTCGAATACCGGGGCTATGACTCGGCCGGCGTAGCGCTGCTGAACGGTTCGCTTAATGTCTACAAGAAAAAAGGGAAGGTAGCTGAGCTGGAAGCCTTCCTGCAAGGCAAAGACACACAGGCGCAGATTGGCATGGGCCACACGCGCTGGGCTACCCACGGTGAGCCTAACGACTCCAACGCCCACCCGCACTACTCCACGTCGGAGCGCATTGCCATCATTCACAATGGCATCATTGAGAACTATGCCGCGCTGAAAGAGCATTTGCAGCAGCAGGGCCACGTGTTCCACTCGGATACCGACACGGAGGTTTTCGTGAACCTAATTGAGGAAATTCAGAAGCAGCAGCACTGTACGCTGGAGGAAGCCGTTCGCCTGGCGCTGCACGAAGTAGTAGGGGCCTACGCCATTGTGGTGCTGAGCCGCGACGAGCCCAACCAGCTGATTGCCGCCCGTAAAGGCTCGCCGCTGGTAATTGGGGTCGGCAAGAATGAGTACTTCTTGGCTTCGGACGCCACGCCCATCATCGAGTACACCAACGAGGTGATTTATGTGAACGACTACGAAATTGCGGTTATCAAAGACGGCAAGCTCGACATCCGTTCCAAGGAAGATGTGCAACAGACGCCCTACATCCAGAAGCTGGAAATGGCGCTCGACAGCATTGAGAAAGGCGGCTACGAGCACTTCATGCTGAAGGAGATTTTCGAGCAGCCCCGCTCCATCCTCGACTCGATGCGCGGCCGTCTGGAGCTGGAAGCCGGCCACCTGAACATGGGCGGCATCCGGGCCTACGAGCGCAAGTTCATGAACGCCGACCGCATCATCATCGTAGCCTGCGGCACCTCGTGGCACGCTGGTTTGGTAGCCGAGTATCTGCTCGAAGATCTGGCCCGCATTCCGGTGGAAGTGGAGTACGCGTCGGAGTTCCGCTACCGCAACCCCATCATCACGGAGCGCGACATCGTTATTGCTATTTCGCAGAGCGGTGAAACGGCCGACACGCTGGCCGCCATTGAGCTGGCCAAGAGCAAAGGCGCTACCATCTTCGGGATCTGCAACGTGGTAGGCAGCAGCATTGCCCGCGCTACCGACGCCGGTGCCTACACGCACGCCGGCCCGGAAATCGGGGTGGCTTCGACCAAGGCCTTCACGGCGCAGGTAACGGTGCTCACGCTGCTGGCCATGATTGTGGGCCACAAGCGCGGTGCCCTGTCTGATACCCGCCTGCGCGAGCTGATGGTGGAGCTGAACAACATTCCGGCGAAAGTCGAGAAGGCGCTGCTGCTCAACGACGAAATCAAGGAAATTGCTGAGACGTTCAAGGATGTGCCGAACTTCCTGTACCTGGGCCGCGGCTACAACTTCCCGGTGGCGCTGGAAGGCGCGCTCAAGCTAAAGGAAATCAGCTACATCCACGCTGAAGGCTACCCGGCTGCTGAAATGAAGCACGGCCCGATTGCCCTCATCGACGAGAATATGCCCGTGGTAGTAATTGCCACCAAGGACAGCTCGTACGAGAAAGTGGTGAGCAACATCCAGGAGGTGAAGGCCCGCAAAGGCCGCATCATTGCCGTAGTGACGGAAGGCGACACGGTTATTCCGGCCATGGCCGAGTTCGTGATTGAGGTGCCCCATACGTCGGAGGTGCTGGTGCCGCTGGTATCGGTGGTGCCGCTGCAGCTGCTGAGCTACCACATTGCCGTGCTGCGCGGCTGCAACGTGGATCAGCCCCGTAACCTGGCAAAATCGGTGACGGTGGAATAA
- a CDS encoding Rid family detoxifying hydrolase: MPHTVVYSNQAPAPIGPYSQAIQAGATVYVSGQIALDSVTGQVVGGGDVAQETNQVMRNLQAVLQAAGLTLRDVVKCSIFVKDLGNFGLINEIYGSYFTPDYAPARETVEVSRLPKDVQVEISCVAVAG; this comes from the coding sequence ATGCCCCATACCGTTGTGTATTCCAACCAGGCCCCTGCTCCCATCGGGCCCTACAGCCAAGCCATTCAGGCCGGTGCTACCGTGTACGTTTCCGGCCAGATTGCCCTCGACTCCGTAACCGGCCAGGTGGTAGGCGGCGGCGACGTAGCCCAGGAAACCAACCAGGTGATGCGTAACCTGCAAGCCGTACTGCAGGCGGCCGGCCTCACGCTGCGCGACGTGGTGAAGTGCAGCATCTTTGTGAAGGACCTCGGCAACTTCGGCCTGATCAACGAAATCTACGGCAGCTACTTCACCCCCGACTACGCCCCGGCCCGCGAAACCGTGGAAGTAAGCCGCCTGCCCAAAGACGTGCAGGTGGAAATTTCGTGCGTGGCCGTGGCCGGCTAG
- a CDS encoding zinc metallopeptidase yields MNPAYIIVLLTMLASWLIQRRLQSKFEQYSRVGLQNGLSGRQIAELMLADHGITDVRVISTEGRLTDHYNPADKTVNLSEAVFAERSAAAAAVAAHECGHAVQHATAYSALQFRSAMVPALSAVSKFMPILLFLGVIMLRTTPLPLGIGVAFFALTTLFSFVTLPVEFDASKRALAWMDKRNIVTPQEHVMAKDALKWAAMTYVVAALGSLATLFYYATLLMGRRRD; encoded by the coding sequence ATGAATCCGGCCTATATCATCGTTCTGCTCACCATGCTGGCCAGCTGGCTGATCCAGCGCCGCCTGCAAAGCAAGTTTGAGCAGTACTCGCGGGTGGGCCTGCAAAACGGCCTCTCCGGCCGGCAGATTGCCGAGTTGATGCTGGCCGACCACGGCATTACCGACGTGCGCGTCATCAGCACCGAAGGCCGCCTGACCGATCACTACAACCCCGCCGACAAAACCGTGAACCTGAGCGAAGCCGTGTTTGCCGAGCGCAGTGCCGCTGCCGCCGCCGTAGCGGCTCACGAGTGCGGCCACGCCGTGCAGCACGCCACCGCCTACAGCGCTTTGCAGTTCCGCTCGGCCATGGTGCCGGCCCTGAGCGCCGTGTCCAAGTTCATGCCCATTCTGCTGTTTCTGGGCGTGATTATGCTGCGTACCACGCCGCTGCCGCTGGGCATTGGTGTAGCCTTCTTCGCCCTTACCACGCTGTTTAGCTTCGTGACGCTGCCTGTGGAGTTTGACGCCTCCAAGCGGGCCCTGGCCTGGATGGACAAGCGCAACATCGTAACGCCGCAAGAACACGTGATGGCCAAAGACGCTCTGAAATGGGCGGCCATGACCTACGTGGTAGCGGCGCTGGGCTCCCTGGCAACGCTGTTCTACTACGCCACCCTGCTCATGGGCCGCCGCCGCGACTAA